From a single Raphanus sativus cultivar WK10039 chromosome 3, ASM80110v3, whole genome shotgun sequence genomic region:
- the LOC108847571 gene encoding regulator of nonsense transcripts UPF2: MDHHHQEEENHTEKQDDEEALARLAEIKKAIEAKMALRQNNLNPERPDSAYLRTLDSSIKRNTAVIKKLKQINEEQREGLMDDLRSVNLSKFVSEAVTAICEAKLKSSDIQAAVQICSLLHQRYKEFSPSLTQGLLKVFLPGKSADDLDADRNSKAMKKRSTLKLLLELYYVGVIEDSNIFINIIKDLTSAEHMKDRDTTQTNLTLLAGFARQGRVFLGLPISGQDEDFFKGLGVTAEQKKNFKKAFNTYYDALAELLQSEHKSLQQMEKENSKLVNAKGELSEDSASSYEKLRKSYDHLYRNISSLAEALDMQPPVMPEDGTTRLTVGDEASSSGAVKDTSVPEPVWDDEETKTFYECLPDLRAFVPAVLLGEVESAKTKDKSSESSSEVVEGQQTAEDTTEFPADSGSMADVSTIEQPKEKDEVDKEKAKDAKKEKGKEKDSDKKLENEKEKGKSLDVANFERLLQRLPGCVSRDLIDQLTVEYCYLNSKTNRKKLVKALFNVPRTSLELLAYYSRMVATLATCMKDIPSTLVQMLEDEFNYLVHKKDQMNIESKIRNIRFIGELCKFKIVPSGLVFSCLKACLDDFTHHNIDVACNLLETCGRFLYRSPETTLRMTNMLDILMRLKNVKNLDPRQSTLVENAYYLCKPPERSARISKVRPPLHQYIRKLLFSDLDKDSITNVLKQLRKLPWSECEQYILKCFMKVHKGKYGQIHLIASLTSGLSRHHEEFAVAVVDEVLEEIRVGLELNEYGAQQKRLTHLRFLGELYNYEHVDSSVIFETLYLTLSYGHGTSEQEVLDPPEDFFRVRMVIILLETCGHYFDRGSSKKRLDQFLIHFQRYILSKGHPPLDIEFDLQDLFANLRPNMTRYTTIDEVNAAILQLEERQHASGADKGSVERHPDTKRPGMFSNGEAPKEESDSDSGSGSAVRDGQNEELEDGNHERGSESEDGDDYDDAVGPGSDDDNEFRVRQKVVTVDPEEQADFDQELKALLQESIEQRKLELRGRPALNMTIPMSVFEGSGKDHHHFGRVTGDNGEEVVDEENGEPREVQVKVLVKRGNKQQTKQMLIPSDCSLVQSTKQKEAADLEEKQDIKRLVLEYNERDEEEANGLGTQASNWTPAGSRGNTRGYTGGVARHRFVYHQGGGGSYHSRRK, from the exons ATGGATCATCATCACCAAGAGGAGGAAAACCACACCGAGAAACAAGACGACGAG GAAGCTCTTGCTCGCCTTGCGGAGATTAAGAAGGCAATTGAAGCTAAGATGGCTCTTCGTCAAAACAATCTCAATCCTGAACGGCCTG ATTCAGCGTATCTTAGGACTCTTGATTCTAGTATCAAGCGCAATACAGCAGTTATCAAGAAGTTGAAGCAGATCAATGAGGAGCAGCGTGAAGGGCTCATGGATGATCTGCGAAGTGTGAACCTTAGCAAATTCGTTAGCGAAGCAGTTACTGCCATTTGTGAGGCCAAGCTCAAAAGTTCTGATATACAAGCAGCTGTTCAG ATATGCTCACTACTTCATCAGAGGTATAAAGAGTTTTCTCCTAGTCTGACACAAGGGCTCTTGAAAGTCTTCCTTCCTGGAAAATCTGCCGACGACTTAGATGCAGACAGGAACTCAAAGGCCATGAAAAAGCGCAGTACCCTAAAACTTCTCCTGGAGCTCTATTATGTTGGAGTAATAGAAGATAGTAACATCTTCATCAATATTATTAAGGACCTTACCAGTGCTGAGCACATGAAAGATCGAGATACGACCCAGACAAATTTGACACTTCTTGCCGGTTTTGCTAGGCAAGGAAGAGTTTTTCTTGGGCTTCCTATATCTGGACAAGACGAAGAT TTTTTCAAGGGCCTCGGCGTCACTGCAGAACAGAAAAAGAATTTCAAGAAAGCTTTCAACACATATTATGATGCTCTGGCAGAGTTACTTCAATCTGAGCACAag TCGCTTCAACAAatggaaaaagaaaattcaaaactgGTAAATGCTAAAGGGGAGCTTAGTGAAGACAGTGCATCGTCATATGAAAAGCTGAGGAAATCATATGACCATCTCTATCGAAACATCTCCTC TTTGGCTGAAGCACTTGACATGCAGCCTCCCGTTATGCCAGAGGATGGTACAACTAGGCTCACAGTAGGGGACGAGGCCTCATCGTCTGGTGCTGTAAAAGATACATCTGTCCCCGAACCTGTTTGGGACGATGAAGAGACCAAGACATTTTATGAGTGCTTGCCTGATCTGAG GGCATTTGTTCCAGCAGTCTTGTTGGGGGAAGTAGAGTCTGCAAAGACAAAAGACAAATCATCT GAGTCTAGCTCTGAAGTTGTCGAAGGTCAACAAACAGCTGAAGACACAACAGAGTTTCCTGCTGATTCTGGTAGTATGGCTGATGTCTCAACTATTGAGCAGCCAAAAGAGAAGGATGAAGTAGATAAGGAAAAGGCTAAGGATGCTAAGAAGGAAAAAGGGAAAGAAAAGGATAGTGACAAGAAATTGGAAAATGAGAAGGAGAAAGGCAAGAGCCTTGACGTGGCAAACTTCGAAAGATTGTTACAGCGACTTCCTGGTTGCGTAAGCCGTGATCTTATTGACCAGTTGACG GTGGAGTATTGTTATTTGAATTCCAagacaaacagaaaaaaacttGTCAAAGCGTTATTTAATGTCCCTAGGACATCTCTGGAGTTGCTAGCATACTATTCGCGTATGGTTGCAACACTAGCAACGTGCATGAAAGACATCCCTTCTACGCTTGTGCAGATGTTGGAGGACGAGTTCAATTATCTAGTCCATAAAAAG GACCAAATGAATATCGAATCAAAAATCCGGAACATCAGATTTATTGGAGAACTCTGCAAGTTTAAAATTGTACCTTCTGGACTTGTATTCAGTTGTTTGAAG GCTTGCTTAGATGATTTTACTCATCATAACATTGATGTTGCTTGCAATCTTCTGGAGACATGTGGCCGTTTCCTTTATCGGTCTCCCGAGACCACACTCAGGATGACTAATATGCTGGACATATTGATGCGCCTGAAAAATGTCAAGAACTTAGATCCTCGTCAAAGCACTCTTGTGGAAAATGCCTACTACCTTTGTAAACCACCTGAAAGATCAGCACGAATTTCTAAAGTTCGACCACCATTGCATCAG TATATTCGAAAATTGCTGTTTTCGGATCTTGATAAAGATTCCATTACGAACGTACTGAAGCAACTGCGGAAGCTACCGTGGAGTGAATGTGAGCAATACATCTTGAAGTGCTTTATGAAGGTTCACAAGGGAAAGTATGGTCAGATTCATTTGATTGCATCCCTGACTTCTGGATTGAGCCGCCATCATGAGGAGTTTGCGGTGGCTGTTGTTGATGAG GTACTGGAGGAGATAAGGGTTGGACTTGAGTTGAATGAATATGGGGCACAACAGAAGCGTCTAACCCATTTGAGATTCTTAGGGGAACTGTACAACTACGAGCACGTAGATTCGTCTGTGATATTCGAGACACTTTACTTAACTCTTTCGTATGGTCATGGTACTTCAGAG CAAGAGGTGCTGGATCCGCCAGAAGATTTTTTCCGTGTCAGGATGGTTATCATTCTCTTGGAAACATGTGGGCACTACTTTGATCGAGGTTCTTCAAAGAAAAGGCTTGATCAATTTTTGATACATTTCCAGAGATACATACTGAGCAAGGGTCATCCTCCTCTGGATATTGAATTTGACTTGCAG GATCTATTTGCCAATTTGAGACCCAATATGACCCGTTACACGACTATTGATGAGGTCAATGCAGCTATACTTCAGCTGGAAGAGCGTCAACATGCTTCTGGTGCAGACAAAGGCAGTGTAGAAAGACATCCAGATACAAAGCGTCCAGGCATGTTTTCTAACGGTGAAGCTCCCAAAGAAGAAAGCGACAGTGATTCTGGTAGTGGCTCTGCTGTACGAGATGGACAGAACGAAGAGTTGGAGGATGGAAATCATGAGCGGGGATCTGAGAGTGAAGATGGTGATGACTATGATGATGCCGTTGGACCTGGAtctgatgatgataatgaatTTAGGGTAAGGCAGAAGGTAGTAACCGTAGATCCTGAGGAACAAGCAGACTTTGATCAAGAACTGAAGGCTTTACTTCAG GAGAGCATAGAGCAAAGGAAGCTAGAATTACGTGGTAGACCGGCACTGAACATGACAATACCGATGAGTGTTTTCGAAGGATCCGGAAAAGATCACCATCATTTTGGGCGAGTCACAGGTGACAACGGCGAGGAAGTGGTGGACGAAGAGAATGGAGAGCCAAGAGAAGTTCAAGTGAAGGTCCTAGTGAAAAGAGGAAACAAACAACAAACGAAACAAATGCTAATCCCGAGTGATTGCTCGCTAGTGCAGAGCACAAAACAGAAAGAAGCTGCGGATTTGGAAGAGAAGCAAGACATAAAGAGGTTAGTGCTCGAGTACAATGAGagagacgaagaggaagctaATGGGTTAGGGACACAAGCATCGAATTGGACACCTGCAGGAAGCAGAGGAAACACTCGTGGTTACACAGGTGGTGTAGCTCGTCACCGGTTTGTTTATCATCAAGGAGGTGGTGGTTCGTATCATTCCCGAAGAAAGTAA